One segment of Gordonia terrae DNA contains the following:
- a CDS encoding LysR family transcriptional regulator, with product MELRQVEYFLAVVENKGIGGAASALGVAQPTVSQALRALERELGVQLFHRIGRGMVLSAAGRTMVGPARQIVRDMDAVDDLLSASADELTGHLDILAFAATAVGPVVDLVARFRATYPRVSVRLGELRDETRAASAIEDGHCEFAVAHLPIAGDDLEVIVIGEHEHVLVYPPGTEVPDGPIPLNNLPSIPMVFVPRGYSVADEFEEAIRVAGVRPPLAVLSEIREERLPMVESGIGGTLLERSVAESADGPVVIREIEPNVVRPFAIAFHPPSLSAVGQAFVDLVRESAG from the coding sequence ATGGAATTGCGGCAGGTCGAATACTTCCTGGCAGTGGTCGAGAACAAGGGCATCGGTGGTGCGGCATCGGCCCTGGGTGTCGCCCAACCCACTGTGTCCCAGGCACTCCGGGCGCTCGAACGCGAACTCGGGGTTCAGCTGTTCCACCGCATAGGTCGGGGGATGGTCCTGTCGGCGGCCGGGCGCACGATGGTCGGTCCCGCACGGCAGATCGTGCGGGACATGGACGCCGTCGACGATCTGCTCTCCGCATCGGCGGACGAACTCACCGGCCACCTGGACATTCTCGCCTTCGCCGCGACCGCCGTCGGGCCCGTCGTCGATCTCGTCGCCCGGTTCCGGGCCACGTATCCGCGAGTGTCGGTGCGGCTCGGCGAATTGCGCGACGAGACCAGGGCCGCGTCGGCCATCGAGGACGGTCACTGCGAGTTCGCCGTCGCCCACCTGCCCATCGCCGGTGACGATCTCGAGGTGATCGTGATCGGCGAACACGAACACGTGCTGGTCTACCCACCCGGTACCGAGGTGCCCGATGGCCCGATCCCGCTGAACAACCTGCCGTCGATCCCGATGGTCTTCGTGCCGCGCGGCTACTCGGTGGCCGACGAGTTCGAGGAGGCCATCCGAGTCGCGGGCGTCCGGCCACCGCTGGCCGTACTGTCGGAGATCCGCGAGGAACGGCTTCCCATGGTGGAGTCCGGGATCGGCGGTACGCTCCTCGAGCGGTCGGTCGCGGAGTCGGCCGACGGACCGGTCGTCATCCGCGAGATCGAGCCGAATGTAGTGCGTCCCTTCGCGATCGCTTTCCACCCGCCGTCGCTGTCGGCCGTTGGCCAGGCATTCGTCGACCTCGTGCGCGAATCGGCGGGATGA
- a CDS encoding LysR family transcriptional regulator, whose protein sequence is MDLHLVTYFVAVVDHGGITKAAQSLYISQPSLSQAIRTLEKRLGVTLFDRTGRRLELTEAGRKLDVAARRILADVDRAKAKVDAVRELRAGRVDVVTYAAFSVDPVVNVVRLFRERFPRLSVRVVSADSPAGVLSALRSGDAEVGIMDSAAEHATFTAIPMAEQELVVAAPATLADSLHDPMPHAAVRSLPLVIDHSDPITAALLDGLLDDDGKNVVVDCQLPSAVWSLVKKGTGATVLPRTVADRQLAGLRRLALDPPLTRPWGLVLRSGLPSPAALAFISAAKVHCGIAPDPAEPRDW, encoded by the coding sequence GTGGACCTGCACCTCGTGACCTACTTCGTCGCCGTGGTCGACCACGGCGGCATCACGAAGGCCGCCCAGTCGCTGTACATCTCACAACCCTCGCTCTCCCAGGCCATCCGGACACTCGAGAAGCGACTCGGCGTCACCCTGTTCGACCGCACCGGCCGTCGTCTCGAACTCACCGAGGCCGGTCGCAAACTCGACGTCGCCGCCCGGCGCATCCTGGCCGACGTCGACCGAGCCAAGGCCAAGGTCGATGCGGTTCGCGAGTTGCGCGCCGGCCGCGTCGACGTCGTGACCTACGCGGCGTTCAGTGTGGATCCGGTGGTCAACGTCGTCCGCCTGTTCCGGGAACGTTTCCCGCGCTTGTCGGTTCGGGTCGTCTCCGCCGACAGCCCCGCCGGAGTGCTGTCGGCGTTGCGATCGGGCGACGCCGAGGTCGGGATCATGGACTCGGCCGCCGAGCACGCGACGTTCACGGCCATCCCGATGGCCGAGCAGGAGCTGGTCGTGGCGGCGCCGGCCACGCTCGCCGACAGCCTGCACGATCCGATGCCGCACGCGGCGGTCCGCTCGTTACCTCTCGTCATCGATCACAGCGACCCGATCACCGCGGCGCTTCTCGACGGGCTCCTCGACGACGACGGCAAGAACGTGGTGGTCGACTGCCAGTTGCCGTCCGCGGTGTGGAGCCTGGTCAAGAAGGGAACCGGGGCAACGGTTCTCCCGCGCACCGTGGCCGACCGGCAGCTCGCGGGACTCCGGCGCCTGGCACTCGACCCGCCCCTGACCCGACCGTGGGGCCTCGTCCTGCGATCGGGGCTCCCCTCGCCGGCCGCACTCGCCTTCATCTCCGCGGCGAAGGTCCACTGCGGGATCGCTCCCGATCCCGCCGAACCACGGGATTGGTGA
- a CDS encoding crotonase/enoyl-CoA hydratase family protein: MSAVLTEFADGVAVITINRPEAKNAVNREVSEGIAAAIDELEARDDLTIGILTGAGGTFCAGMDLKAFTRGEVVSLEGRGFGGLADSPPTKPLIAAVEGWALAGGCELALSADLVVAANNSKFGIPEVKRGLAAAAGGLLRLPKILPYQVAMELALTGEPLTAERAHQFGLVNRVTEPGEALAGARELAAVIAANGPLAVRATKQVTSMAIRYTDPELIKKQWDFLGPVFASDDAKEGAIAFAEKRAPRWTGK; this comes from the coding sequence ATGAGTGCAGTGCTCACCGAGTTCGCCGACGGCGTCGCCGTCATCACGATCAACCGCCCCGAAGCGAAGAACGCCGTCAACCGCGAGGTCTCCGAGGGCATCGCCGCCGCCATCGACGAACTCGAGGCACGCGACGACCTCACCATCGGCATCCTCACCGGCGCCGGCGGGACGTTCTGCGCAGGGATGGACCTGAAGGCCTTCACGCGCGGCGAAGTGGTGTCGCTGGAAGGCCGCGGATTCGGCGGGCTCGCCGATTCGCCGCCGACCAAGCCACTCATCGCCGCCGTCGAAGGCTGGGCGCTGGCAGGTGGGTGCGAACTCGCGTTGTCGGCCGACCTCGTCGTCGCGGCGAACAACTCCAAATTCGGCATCCCCGAGGTCAAGCGCGGGCTCGCCGCCGCAGCAGGTGGGCTGCTCCGCCTGCCGAAGATCCTGCCGTACCAGGTCGCGATGGAACTCGCATTGACCGGCGAACCGCTCACCGCCGAACGCGCGCACCAGTTCGGGCTGGTCAACCGGGTCACCGAACCGGGTGAGGCACTCGCCGGCGCCCGCGAACTGGCCGCCGTCATCGCCGCGAACGGCCCCCTCGCCGTCCGGGCGACCAAACAGGTCACCTCGATGGCGATCCGCTACACCGATCCCGAACTGATCAAGAAGCAGTGGGACTTCCTCGGCCCGGTGTTCGCCTCCGACGACGCCAAGGAGGGCGCCATCGCCTTCGCCGAGAAGCGGGCGCCGCGATGGACGGGTAAGTGA
- a CDS encoding MBL fold metallo-hydrolase has protein sequence MVPIEVTGVLQKQAWADKVLPPVEEVRPQLWSIPVPMGPNPLRYVLVYALGLPDGGLALIDAGWPSDESWDVLVAGIRSTGHDLTDVRSIGVTHLHPDHFGLVPRLLEHVDAELWMHRDDARYLRHHSDDEVESQLEQARSELRLLGAPAEVADEGLVGFIRMPDGRTVDRELTGDAPLDIPGWDLRAIWTPGHTAGHLCFADDTAGVIFTGDHLLPRISPNISTNPMQTDSPLADYLISLANTEKMRDHEALPSHEYRFRGLGNRVTGLLTHHEERLGEITETVARHPESTAWEITRSVTWSRPFEELSLTLSRLALRETHAHLVVLQERGILDARVPAGAPDDDTAATNPVRWFLTDSATSAEPQPISMTENT, from the coding sequence ATGGTCCCGATCGAGGTCACCGGCGTACTGCAGAAGCAGGCCTGGGCCGACAAGGTCCTGCCGCCGGTCGAGGAGGTCCGGCCGCAGCTGTGGTCGATCCCGGTACCCATGGGTCCCAATCCGCTGCGATACGTCCTCGTCTACGCCCTCGGACTGCCCGACGGCGGTCTCGCGCTCATCGATGCCGGCTGGCCGTCCGACGAGTCATGGGATGTCCTCGTCGCCGGCATCCGCTCCACCGGCCACGACCTCACCGACGTGCGCTCGATCGGTGTGACCCACCTCCATCCCGACCACTTCGGGCTCGTGCCGCGCCTGCTCGAACACGTCGACGCCGAGCTGTGGATGCATCGCGACGACGCCCGGTATCTGCGTCACCACTCCGACGACGAGGTCGAGAGCCAGCTGGAGCAGGCGCGGTCGGAACTCCGGCTGCTCGGCGCACCGGCCGAGGTCGCCGACGAGGGCCTGGTGGGTTTCATCCGCATGCCCGACGGCCGGACGGTCGACCGCGAGCTGACCGGCGACGCCCCGCTCGACATCCCCGGCTGGGATCTCCGCGCCATTTGGACCCCCGGCCACACCGCAGGACACCTCTGCTTCGCCGACGACACCGCCGGCGTCATCTTCACCGGCGACCACCTGCTGCCGCGGATCAGTCCGAACATCTCGACCAATCCCATGCAGACCGACAGCCCCCTCGCCGACTACCTGATCTCGCTGGCCAACACCGAGAAGATGCGCGACCACGAGGCGCTGCCGTCCCACGAGTACCGATTCCGGGGCCTCGGCAACCGGGTGACGGGGCTGCTCACGCATCACGAGGAACGACTCGGTGAGATCACCGAGACGGTGGCCCGGCATCCGGAGAGCACGGCGTGGGAGATCACCCGATCGGTGACCTGGTCGCGCCCGTTCGAGGAGCTGTCGCTCACGCTCAGCCGCCTGGCACTGCGGGAGACACACGCCCATCTGGTCGTCCTGCAGGAACGCGGGATCCTCGACGCACGCGTGCCCGCCGGTGCTCCCGACGACGACACGGCTGCCACGAACCCGGTTCGCTGGTTCCTCACCGATAGCGCCACATCGGCTGAGCCGCAACCGATCTCCATGACCGAGAACACCTGA
- a CDS encoding alpha/beta fold hydrolase codes for MAAPAPVTVDSPVDEPTPVVLVHGLRVSGATLHRVAEAVAGSAAPGREVATPDLPGHGARRDETFSMSGAVDTVLTEIRRLGRPAVVAGMSMGGYVAMAVAGHHPEAAAALVPMCATTQPSPLLAAPFETFGAVTAFLPRQAAIISQVATRLAVGRQVSADMEIGGLALGSIADVVAGIKRFDALGEIRRYPGRTVFVNGSHDQFRMHEQRFVEAAQNGSLTVIPGASHLFPLIQPELAGRLIGEVAAACDTAALGGSAEAAGGRPAEGRPIDPADGRPVCVAELDT; via the coding sequence ATGGCCGCGCCCGCACCCGTCACCGTCGATTCCCCGGTGGACGAGCCCACACCTGTCGTCCTCGTCCACGGCTTACGAGTGAGCGGCGCAACGCTGCACCGCGTCGCCGAGGCAGTCGCCGGTTCTGCCGCACCGGGGCGGGAGGTCGCCACCCCGGACCTCCCCGGCCACGGTGCGCGACGCGATGAGACGTTCTCGATGTCCGGTGCGGTGGACACGGTGCTCACCGAGATCCGCCGACTGGGCCGACCCGCGGTCGTCGCCGGGATGTCGATGGGCGGTTATGTGGCGATGGCGGTCGCCGGACACCACCCGGAGGCTGCCGCGGCCCTGGTGCCGATGTGCGCGACCACGCAACCGAGTCCGCTGCTCGCCGCCCCGTTCGAGACTTTCGGGGCGGTGACAGCGTTCCTCCCGCGTCAGGCCGCCATCATCAGCCAGGTGGCCACCCGCCTCGCCGTCGGGCGGCAGGTGTCGGCGGACATGGAGATCGGCGGGCTCGCCCTGGGTTCGATCGCCGACGTCGTCGCCGGGATCAAGCGATTCGACGCTCTCGGTGAGATCCGGCGCTATCCGGGTCGCACGGTGTTCGTCAACGGGAGCCATGACCAGTTCCGGATGCACGAGCAGCGGTTCGTCGAGGCGGCCCAGAATGGATCGCTCACCGTCATTCCCGGTGCGAGTCACCTCTTCCCGCTCATCCAGCCGGAACTCGCCGGTCGTCTCATCGGCGAGGTCGCGGCGGCGTGTGACACCGCCGCACTCGGTGGGTCCGCGGAGGCCGCCGGTGGTCGCCCGGCCGAAGGCCGCCCCATCGACCCGGCCGACGGCCGACCCGTGTGCGTCGCCGAACTCGACACATAG
- a CDS encoding ABC-F family ATP-binding cassette domain-containing protein: protein MPSSIVLSDVSFAWPDGTVVFDHLDLALGAETYALIGANGAGKSTLLGLIAGRLRPASGSVTLAGGASTTEVGVVAQDPQSDPSSTVAQALGIHEIRCAIARIENGSVDPADFDAVGDDWGVEERAVGLLEQMGLPRDLDRPVGAMSGGEATLLAIVAALLANPTILLLDEPTNNLDTDSRARLFDAITAFTGTVVVASHDLELLERVDATVELYHGRVRLFGGPYSQYREIVDAEQEAAEAALATAAGDLRKQRREMSEALIKLDRRARTGATAEREKRVPKIVAHNRKSEAQVSAGKLRNAHRDDVASAATRLDEAREDIRADRTARIVVPTPEVAPRAQIIVDDRLRVDGPERVALVGPNGSGKSTLIADVIARESVVVPYASVPQRIAFPDPARSIAEHLARTHPDISTQEVRAHLARFLFRGARADRALAELSGGERLRVALADALLGDPTPRLLILDEPTNNLDLDTVTQLVDALEAWTGALLVVSHDAGFLDRIGIERRVSPPAAEADLERTDTEQTDSEAAR, encoded by the coding sequence ATGCCATCTTCCATCGTGCTGTCCGACGTCTCGTTCGCCTGGCCTGACGGGACCGTCGTCTTCGATCACCTCGACCTCGCTCTCGGTGCCGAGACCTACGCTCTCATCGGTGCGAACGGTGCGGGCAAGTCGACGCTCCTGGGCCTGATCGCGGGCCGTTTGCGGCCGGCGTCCGGCAGTGTCACCCTCGCGGGCGGGGCGTCGACAACCGAGGTCGGCGTGGTCGCACAGGACCCGCAATCCGATCCGTCGTCCACCGTGGCGCAGGCTCTCGGCATCCACGAGATCCGCTGCGCCATAGCGCGAATCGAGAACGGTTCGGTCGATCCGGCGGACTTCGACGCCGTCGGGGACGACTGGGGCGTCGAGGAGCGCGCCGTCGGACTCCTCGAGCAGATGGGCCTGCCGCGCGACCTCGACCGCCCGGTCGGCGCCATGTCCGGCGGTGAGGCCACCCTGCTGGCGATCGTCGCCGCGCTTCTCGCCAATCCGACGATCCTGCTTCTCGACGAGCCGACCAACAACCTGGACACCGACTCGCGCGCACGGCTTTTCGACGCCATCACCGCGTTCACGGGCACGGTGGTCGTGGCGAGTCACGACCTCGAGCTCCTCGAGCGCGTCGACGCAACGGTGGAGCTGTACCACGGTCGCGTGCGACTGTTCGGCGGCCCGTACTCGCAGTACCGCGAGATCGTCGACGCCGAGCAGGAAGCCGCCGAGGCCGCGCTCGCCACCGCGGCCGGCGACTTGCGCAAACAGCGCCGGGAGATGTCCGAGGCGTTGATCAAACTCGACCGGCGGGCCCGGACCGGCGCCACCGCCGAACGCGAGAAGCGGGTACCGAAGATCGTCGCGCACAATCGGAAGAGTGAGGCACAGGTGTCGGCGGGCAAGCTCCGCAACGCCCATCGCGACGACGTCGCCTCCGCGGCAACACGTCTCGACGAGGCGCGCGAGGACATCCGCGCCGACCGGACCGCCCGGATCGTCGTGCCGACGCCGGAGGTGGCCCCGCGCGCCCAGATCATCGTCGACGACCGTCTGCGCGTCGACGGACCCGAGCGGGTGGCCCTCGTCGGTCCCAACGGTTCCGGGAAATCTACGCTGATCGCCGACGTCATCGCGCGCGAATCCGTCGTCGTGCCGTACGCATCGGTGCCTCAACGGATCGCCTTCCCCGACCCGGCGCGATCGATCGCCGAACACCTGGCGCGGACCCACCCGGACATCTCCACCCAGGAGGTGCGGGCGCACCTCGCGCGGTTCCTGTTCCGGGGGGCCCGCGCGGATCGCGCACTCGCCGAACTGTCCGGCGGGGAACGACTACGCGTCGCCCTGGCCGACGCCCTGCTCGGCGACCCCACACCGCGGCTCCTGATCCTCGACGAACCGACGAACAACCTCGACCTCGACACCGTCACGCAACTCGTCGACGCTCTGGAGGCCTGGACCGGTGCGCTCCTGGTGGTCTCCCACGACGCCGGGTTCCTGGATCGGATCGGGATCGAGCGGCGGGTGTCCCCGCCCGCCGCGGAAGCAGATCTCGAACGAACAGACACCGAACAAACGGACTCCGAAGCAGCCCGCTGA
- a CDS encoding enoyl-CoA hydratase/isomerase family protein, giving the protein MSHLRTSVSNGVGEIVLDRPRALNALDQSMIDDMYVTLGEWGDDDAIDTVLITSASDRAFCAGGDIRAIREHAIDGDAAAISRYFGSEYRLDQLVADYPKPYISLIDGAAMGGGLGISVHGEIRVVTEKAMIAMPETAIGFFPDIGSTYFLPRLPEGVGMWLGLTGARIRGVDAVAVGLATHFVSSADLPAVADSIRSGAPLADALATSGTEDMSDVPLRKIGEYFADDNVNAILGGLRGAVGDDWAQEMVRLLESASPTSLWVTAAMISAGAKSGIDECFDRELYAAEQITQTHDFREGVRAVLVDKDRSPAFDPATIDDVDPALVARIVGAAAG; this is encoded by the coding sequence ATGTCTCACCTCCGAACCTCGGTGTCCAACGGCGTCGGCGAGATCGTCCTGGACCGGCCCAGGGCTCTCAATGCGTTGGACCAGAGCATGATCGACGACATGTACGTCACCCTCGGCGAATGGGGCGACGACGACGCGATCGACACGGTCCTGATCACCTCGGCGAGCGACCGCGCATTCTGCGCGGGCGGCGACATCCGCGCGATCCGCGAGCACGCCATCGACGGCGACGCCGCGGCCATCAGCAGGTACTTCGGCAGCGAGTATCGACTCGATCAGCTCGTCGCCGACTACCCGAAGCCCTACATCAGCCTCATAGACGGGGCGGCGATGGGCGGCGGGCTGGGGATCAGCGTGCACGGCGAGATCCGGGTGGTGACCGAGAAGGCGATGATCGCTATGCCCGAGACCGCGATCGGCTTCTTCCCCGACATCGGCTCGACCTACTTCCTCCCGCGACTCCCCGAAGGCGTGGGCATGTGGCTCGGCCTCACCGGCGCCCGGATTCGCGGCGTCGACGCGGTGGCCGTCGGCCTGGCAACGCATTTCGTGTCCTCCGCGGACCTGCCGGCGGTCGCCGACAGCATCCGTTCGGGTGCTCCGCTCGCCGACGCGCTCGCCACCTCCGGGACCGAGGACATGAGCGACGTGCCCCTGCGAAAGATCGGTGAGTACTTCGCCGACGACAACGTCAACGCGATCCTCGGGGGTCTGCGCGGTGCGGTCGGCGACGACTGGGCCCAGGAGATGGTGCGCCTCCTCGAGAGCGCCTCACCCACCAGCCTCTGGGTGACCGCGGCGATGATCAGTGCCGGCGCGAAGTCGGGGATCGACGAGTGCTTCGACCGCGAACTGTATGCGGCAGAACAGATCACGCAGACCCATGACTTCCGCGAAGGCGTGCGGGCGGTACTCGTGGACAAGGACCGCAGCCCCGCGTTCGACCCGGCCACCATCGACGACGTCGACCCCGCCCTCGTGGCGCGGATCGTTGGTGCCGCCGCTGGTTGA
- a CDS encoding peptide chain release factor 3: protein MSSEVISREVTRRRTFAIISHPDAGKSTMTEALALHARMISEAGAVHGKAGRKSTVSDWMEMEKARGISVSSTALQFNYSAAAQPDPEIPSVINLVDTPGHADFSEDTYRVLTAVDAAVMLIDAAKGLEPQTLKLFQVCRHRGIPVITVINKWDRPGQSPLELIDEITERIGLTPTPLFFPVGIAGDFRGLLDRRTGEYVHFTRTAGGAKIAPEEIMSADDAQAREGDEWTSALEESELLTEMGQDHDQELFLAGQTSPMIFASAMLNFGVRQLLEVLVELAPPPGPRADVDGTDRPVTDPFSAVVFKVQAGMDSSHRDRLAYMRIVSGEFERGMVVTHAQTGKPFATKYAQAVFGRDRSTVDTAYPGDVVGLVNATALAPGDTLYDGPKVQFPPIPSFAPEHFSTLRATTADKYKQFRKGMDQLESEGVVQVLRNDTRGEASPVLAAVGPMQFEVVTARMKAEYNVDTIIEPLGYTLARRTDADSAAELNRQRGVEVFTRTDGAVLALFSDKWRLQYIEKEHPDLTLEPLVAAAD, encoded by the coding sequence GTGAGTTCCGAGGTGATCAGTCGCGAAGTGACGCGTCGTCGAACCTTCGCCATCATCTCCCACCCCGACGCCGGTAAATCGACGATGACCGAGGCGTTGGCGCTGCATGCGCGGATGATCAGCGAGGCCGGCGCCGTCCACGGCAAGGCGGGCCGCAAGTCGACCGTCTCCGACTGGATGGAGATGGAGAAGGCACGCGGCATCTCAGTGAGTTCGACGGCGCTGCAGTTCAACTACTCCGCGGCCGCTCAGCCGGACCCCGAGATCCCGAGTGTGATCAACCTCGTCGACACCCCGGGTCACGCCGACTTCTCCGAGGACACCTATCGGGTGCTCACCGCCGTCGACGCGGCGGTGATGCTGATCGACGCCGCCAAGGGACTCGAGCCGCAGACCCTGAAACTCTTCCAGGTGTGCCGCCACCGCGGCATCCCGGTGATCACGGTCATCAACAAGTGGGACCGGCCCGGGCAGAGTCCGCTCGAGCTGATCGACGAGATCACCGAGCGCATCGGCCTCACGCCGACCCCACTGTTCTTCCCGGTCGGCATCGCGGGCGACTTCCGCGGTCTCCTCGATCGACGCACCGGCGAATACGTGCACTTCACCCGCACCGCAGGCGGCGCCAAGATCGCGCCCGAGGAGATCATGTCCGCCGACGACGCGCAGGCCCGCGAAGGCGACGAGTGGACATCGGCACTCGAGGAGAGCGAACTTCTCACCGAGATGGGCCAGGACCACGATCAGGAACTGTTCCTCGCCGGACAGACCTCGCCGATGATCTTCGCCTCGGCGATGCTCAACTTCGGTGTGCGGCAACTCCTCGAGGTCCTGGTGGAGCTCGCTCCCCCGCCCGGCCCCCGAGCCGATGTCGACGGCACCGACCGGCCGGTGACGGATCCGTTCAGCGCGGTGGTCTTCAAGGTGCAGGCCGGGATGGACTCGAGTCATCGGGATCGCCTGGCCTACATGCGGATCGTGTCCGGTGAGTTCGAACGCGGCATGGTCGTCACCCACGCCCAGACCGGAAAACCGTTCGCCACCAAGTACGCCCAGGCCGTGTTCGGTCGCGACCGCTCGACGGTCGACACCGCCTATCCGGGCGATGTGGTCGGCCTGGTCAACGCCACCGCGCTCGCCCCCGGCGACACCCTCTACGACGGCCCCAAGGTGCAGTTCCCGCCCATCCCGTCGTTTGCGCCCGAACACTTCTCGACGCTGCGCGCCACCACGGCCGACAAGTACAAGCAGTTCCGCAAGGGCATGGACCAACTCGAGAGCGAGGGCGTGGTCCAGGTGTTGCGCAACGACACCCGCGGTGAGGCGTCACCGGTGCTCGCCGCGGTCGGACCGATGCAGTTCGAGGTCGTGACGGCCCGGATGAAGGCCGAGTACAACGTCGACACGATCATCGAACCCCTCGGCTACACCCTCGCCCGGCGCACGGACGCCGACAGCGCGGCCGAACTGAACCGGCAACGCGGCGTGGAGGTCTTCACGCGCACCGACGGCGCGGTGCTGGCCCTCTTCAGTGACAAGTGGCGCCTGCAGTACATCGAGAAGGAACACCCCGACCTCACTCTCGAACCCCTTGTCGCGGCTGCGGACTGA
- a CDS encoding DUF559 domain-containing protein, with amino-acid sequence MQLPPGLRRRALVRDGVLTMADALDFGLTRSAVRRRVDCGDWLRYSRGVYSLADHPATPATRARLAVATVGRGAALSGAGAAWWHGLMDEPPKKFTVTAPRSRHGTPVEGVRVRRRRLTDAEVVTRKELLVTALPLSVLEAAIESDSGVLDNALLVRKVSLRQLRVAAERRRGKEDGPAIAALVDGVESGARSVAERLAVDALSAGGVSGWSCGHPAGGYFIDLAFPDRLLAVEIDGMAFHRDAETFQRDRRRRNDLIALGWTVLNFTWSDLRERPDDVVARVRQALGLQRDRPA; translated from the coding sequence GTGCAGCTTCCCCCGGGCCTTCGGCGCCGCGCTCTCGTCCGTGACGGCGTACTGACCATGGCCGATGCGCTCGACTTCGGCCTCACGCGGTCCGCGGTCCGGCGTCGAGTCGATTGCGGGGACTGGCTGCGGTACTCACGTGGGGTGTATTCGCTCGCCGATCATCCGGCGACGCCGGCCACCCGTGCGCGGCTGGCGGTCGCGACCGTGGGCCGCGGTGCGGCGCTGTCCGGAGCCGGAGCCGCGTGGTGGCACGGGCTGATGGACGAGCCGCCGAAGAAGTTCACGGTCACCGCGCCGCGATCGCGGCATGGCACTCCGGTCGAGGGCGTTCGGGTCCGGCGCCGCCGCCTCACGGACGCGGAGGTGGTGACCCGCAAGGAGCTGCTCGTGACAGCGTTGCCGCTGTCCGTGCTGGAAGCCGCGATCGAGAGCGACAGCGGAGTCCTCGACAACGCTCTGCTCGTTCGCAAGGTCTCGCTGCGTCAGCTACGAGTCGCCGCTGAACGTCGACGCGGTAAGGAGGACGGACCCGCGATCGCGGCCCTTGTCGACGGGGTCGAATCCGGTGCGCGCTCGGTGGCGGAGCGGCTCGCCGTCGACGCGTTGAGCGCCGGGGGCGTGAGCGGTTGGTCGTGCGGTCATCCGGCCGGCGGCTACTTCATCGACCTGGCGTTCCCGGATCGGCTGCTGGCGGTGGAGATCGACGGGATGGCATTCCATCGCGACGCGGAGACGTTCCAGCGAGACCGCCGACGCCGAAACGACCTCATCGCATTGGGTTGGACCGTCCTCAACTTCACATGGAGTGACCTGCGGGAGCGGCCCGACGACGTCGTGGCGCGTGTCCGCCAAGCGCTGGGCCTGCAGCGCGACCGGCCGGCATGA
- a CDS encoding beta-ketoacyl-ACP synthase III yields the protein MAVIADTTGINNIGMLGIGAYRPERVVTNEEICQHIDSSDEWIYTRTGIKTRRFARRDESVMEMSVNAGRKAIANALLQGSDIDAVILATNTHLLLTPAGATKVATELGCNGVPAFDVTVGCAGFGYGMALASDMIRGGSATHVLVIGAEQLSVTMDMTDRTNCFIFGDGAGAVVVGPTEQQQLGPVIWGSDGSQFNAIRQDFDWVTFLDSDRTQRPYLRMEGTAVFRWAAFEMGKVAHRALEAAKLGSEDLDVFVPHQANARINELLAKNLKLRDDAVVAKDIEYTGNTSAASIPLAMEDLLSTGKAQPGQTALLLGFGAGLSYAAQVVTMPPVPFE from the coding sequence ATGGCGGTCATCGCAGACACCACTGGCATCAACAACATCGGCATGCTCGGCATCGGCGCGTACCGCCCCGAACGCGTCGTCACCAACGAGGAGATCTGTCAGCACATCGACTCGTCCGACGAGTGGATCTACACCCGAACGGGAATCAAGACCCGCCGGTTCGCGCGTCGCGACGAGAGCGTCATGGAGATGTCGGTCAACGCCGGGCGCAAGGCGATCGCCAACGCGCTGCTGCAGGGTTCCGACATCGACGCCGTCATCCTCGCCACCAACACCCACCTGCTGCTGACCCCGGCCGGCGCGACCAAGGTCGCCACCGAACTCGGCTGCAACGGCGTCCCCGCCTTCGACGTGACCGTCGGCTGTGCCGGCTTCGGCTACGGAATGGCCCTCGCCTCCGACATGATCCGCGGCGGAAGCGCCACGCACGTTCTGGTCATCGGAGCCGAACAGCTCTCGGTGACCATGGACATGACCGACCGCACCAACTGTTTCATCTTCGGCGACGGCGCCGGCGCGGTCGTCGTCGGACCCACCGAGCAGCAGCAGCTCGGCCCGGTGATCTGGGGCTCCGACGGCTCGCAGTTCAACGCCATCCGCCAGGACTTCGACTGGGTCACCTTCCTCGACAGCGACCGCACCCAGCGTCCGTACCTGCGCATGGAGGGCACCGCGGTGTTCCGCTGGGCCGCGTTCGAGATGGGCAAGGTCGCCCACCGCGCCCTCGAGGCAGCGAAGCTCGGCTCCGAGGACCTCGACGTGTTCGTCCCCCACCAGGCGAACGCCCGCATCAACGAACTGCTCGCGAAGAACCTCAAACTGCGCGACGACGCCGTGGTGGCCAAGGACATCGAGTACACCGGCAACACCAGCGCCGCCTCGATCCCGCTCGCCATGGAGGACCTGCTGTCCACCGGCAAGGCGCAGCCCGGGCAGACCGCGCTTCTCCTCGGCTTCGGCGCCGGACTCTCCTACGCCGCGCAGGTCGTCACCATGCCGCCGGTGCCGTTCGAGTAG